A genomic segment from Salvelinus alpinus chromosome 8, SLU_Salpinus.1, whole genome shotgun sequence encodes:
- the LOC139582618 gene encoding serine/threonine-protein phosphatase PP1-beta catalytic subunit-like, protein MAESELNVDSIISRLLEVRGCRPGKIVQMTEAEVRGLCIKSREIFLSQPILLELEAPLKICGDIHGQYTDLLRLFEYGGFPPEANYLFLGDYVDRGKQSLETICLLLAYKIKYPENFFLLRGNHECASINRIYGFYDECKRRFNIKLWKTFTDCFNCLPIAAIIDEKIFCCHGGLSPDLQSMEQIRRIMRPTDVPDTGLLCDLLWSDPDKDVQGWGENDRGVSFTFGADVVSKFLNRHDLDLICRAHQVVEDGYEFFAKRQLVTLFSAPNYCGEFDNAGGMMSVDESLMCSFQILKPSEKKAKYQYGGVNTGRPVTPPRTAQAPKKR, encoded by the exons TGCGAGGATGCCGTCCAGGGAAGATAGTCCAGATGACGGAGGCGGAGGTGCGGGGGTTGTGCATCAAGTCCCGGGAGATCTTCCTCAGCCAGCCCATCCTACTGGAGCTGGAGGCGCCGCTCAAAATCTGTG GTGATATCCATGGCCAGTACACAGACCTGCTGCGGCTCTTTGAGTACGGGGGCTTCCCGCCGGAGGCTAACTACCTGTTCCTGGGGGATTACGTGGACCGAGGCAAGCAGTCCCTGGAAACCATCTGCCTACTGCTGGCCTACAAGATCAAATACCCCGAGAACTTCTTCCTGCTCAGAGGAAACCACGAATGTGCCTCCATCAACCGCATCTACGGTTTCTATGACGAGT GCAAACGCAGATTCAACATAAAGCTGTGGAAGACATTCACAGATTGCTTCAACTGTTTGCCCATTGCCGCTATAATCGATGAGAAGATCTTCTGCTGCCATGGAG GTCTCTCTCCTGATCTGCAGTCCATGGAGCAAATCCGACGCATCATGAGGCCCACTGATGTCCCTGACACAG GCCTGCTGTGTGACCTGCTGTGGTCAGATCCAGACAAAGACGTGCAGGGTTGGGGGGAAAACGACCGGGGTGTCTCCTTCACCTTTGGGGCTGACGTGGTCAGCAAGTTCCTCAACCGCCATGACCTGGACCTCATCTGCAGAGCCCACCAG GTTGTTGAGGACGGCTACGAGTTCTTTGCCAAACGGCAGCTGGTGACGCTGTTCTCAGCTCCCAACTACTGCGGGGAGTTTGACAACGCTGGGGGCATGATGAGCGTGGACGAGTCCCTCATGTGTTCCTTTCAG ATTTTGAAGCCGTCAGAGAAAAAAGCTAAGTACCAGTATGGGGGAGTGAACACGGGACGCCCTGTAACCCCGCCTCGTACTGCCCAAGCCCCAAAGAAGAGGTGA